The following are encoded in a window of Risungbinella massiliensis genomic DNA:
- the thiT gene encoding energy-coupled thiamine transporter ThiT — MNTSTRLITFLEVAIFAAIAVVFNEFISPFQIWPNGGSITLVMIPIALIAFRRGLVAGILTGLIMGLVLTIMPSAFRVNPIQVLLDYPLAFASLGVAGWVHLTKYSNPSQRALWAGIGLLTAGILRFVMHYLSGVIFFAEFAPEGQSVYLYSLFYNATYILPEIILATIVLAILLYSAPQLIQPNYQRR; from the coding sequence ATGAACACTTCTACTAGATTGATTACCTTTTTAGAAGTGGCGATTTTTGCAGCTATTGCGGTCGTGTTTAATGAATTTATTAGTCCTTTTCAAATCTGGCCCAATGGGGGCAGTATCACCTTAGTGATGATCCCCATTGCCCTCATTGCTTTTCGTAGAGGATTGGTAGCTGGGATTTTAACTGGTCTGATCATGGGACTAGTTTTAACCATTATGCCTAGTGCTTTTCGAGTCAACCCGATCCAAGTACTACTAGATTATCCGTTGGCTTTTGCCTCATTGGGGGTAGCTGGATGGGTTCATCTCACAAAATACTCCAATCCGTCCCAAAGAGCTCTGTGGGCAGGAATCGGGCTGCTTACAGCGGGTATTTTACGTTTTGTTATGCATTATTTATCTGGCGTTATTTTCTTTGCGGAATTTGCTCCCGAAGGACAATCGGTCTACTTATATTCTCTCTTCTATAATGCCACTTATATTTTGCCAGAGATAATATTGGCGACGATCGTTTTGGCCATTTTACTTTACTCTGCACCTCAACTTATTCAACCAAACTATCAGAGAAGATAG
- a CDS encoding DAK2 domain-containing protein, protein MAHHTIDASLFLHMMRAGAKRLTSHVEKVNALNVFPVPDGDTGTNMNLTITSGVAEMEKRASETTVGKLAEALSKGLLMGARGNSGVILSQLFRGFAKAVLDKEVLNARQFADAFQQGVETAYKAVMKPVEGTILTVAREAADAGMKRSWSTEDPVVVLTAVLDEAKRTLARTPDMLPVLKQTGVVDAGGQGLVYVYEGMLSVMTGEQEMEVEFDVPTPAMTSLDELAEVAHAHNAQSMIDPAEIEYGYCTEFIVKLNIDRRPTEKFDETRFRQDISRFGDSLLVVADDDLVKIHIHAEYPGDAMTYAQKYGDLIRIKIENMREQYENVTSSPKPVAEVVPDELEPEKEFGIVAVATGDGIAKIFTSVGVDQVIEGGQSMNPSTEDIVKAIEKVHAKHVIVLPNNKNIILAAEQAQELVEKDVTVIPTKTIPQGLAALLAFEESYTADKNENKMKEAIASIQSGEVTFAVRDTNIDGLEIQKDDFLGIREGKIVLTGTDMLDTSYQLVEKMAEDGAEILTILYGAEVTEDQVNDLTNRLENRFPELECEVYYGGQPLYYFLFSVE, encoded by the coding sequence TTGGCACACCATACGATTGACGCATCACTCTTCTTGCATATGATGAGGGCTGGTGCAAAACGCTTGACAAGTCATGTTGAAAAAGTAAATGCATTAAATGTTTTTCCCGTTCCTGATGGAGATACCGGGACCAATATGAACCTAACCATCACTTCTGGAGTTGCGGAAATGGAAAAACGAGCTAGCGAAACCACTGTAGGGAAGCTAGCGGAAGCGCTTTCAAAGGGCCTTCTAATGGGAGCGCGTGGAAATTCCGGTGTTATTCTTTCACAATTGTTTCGCGGTTTTGCCAAAGCGGTTTTGGACAAAGAGGTTCTAAATGCCCGTCAATTTGCCGATGCTTTTCAACAGGGAGTAGAGACCGCATATAAAGCAGTCATGAAGCCTGTCGAAGGTACGATTTTAACAGTAGCAAGAGAAGCTGCGGACGCAGGTATGAAGCGCTCTTGGTCTACTGAAGATCCAGTGGTTGTTTTGACTGCGGTGTTAGATGAAGCAAAGCGGACACTTGCTCGTACGCCTGATATGCTACCAGTATTGAAACAGACAGGTGTGGTGGATGCTGGTGGACAAGGTTTGGTTTATGTGTATGAAGGTATGTTGAGTGTCATGACTGGAGAGCAAGAGATGGAAGTTGAATTTGATGTTCCAACTCCTGCTATGACTTCTTTGGATGAGTTAGCAGAAGTAGCACATGCACATAATGCCCAATCGATGATTGATCCAGCAGAGATTGAGTATGGCTACTGCACCGAGTTTATTGTAAAGCTAAACATAGATCGCCGCCCAACAGAGAAATTTGATGAGACACGTTTCCGTCAAGATATCTCTCGGTTTGGAGATTCTCTTTTAGTAGTAGCAGATGATGATTTGGTCAAAATTCATATTCATGCAGAGTATCCAGGAGATGCGATGACCTACGCGCAAAAATACGGAGATTTGATTCGGATCAAAATAGAGAATATGCGTGAACAGTATGAAAATGTAACAAGTTCACCTAAGCCAGTTGCCGAAGTAGTACCAGATGAACTAGAACCCGAAAAAGAATTTGGGATTGTAGCAGTGGCTACTGGAGATGGAATCGCCAAGATCTTCACCAGCGTGGGAGTAGATCAAGTGATCGAGGGCGGGCAATCGATGAATCCTTCGACCGAAGATATTGTGAAGGCGATCGAAAAGGTTCATGCAAAACATGTTATTGTTTTACCAAATAATAAAAATATCATCTTGGCAGCAGAACAGGCGCAAGAGTTGGTAGAAAAGGACGTTACGGTAATACCAACCAAAACCATCCCTCAAGGATTAGCTGCCTTGTTAGCCTTTGAAGAATCATATACAGCAGATAAGAACGAAAACAAAATGAAAGAAGCGATCGCCTCCATCCAATCCGGTGAGGTCACGTTCGCGGTACGGGACACCAATATTGATGGTCTCGAGATTCAAAAGGATGACTTCCTAGGAATTCGCGAAGGGAAGATCGTGCTAACTGGAACGGACATGCTTGATACATCTTATCAATTAGTTGAGAAGATGGCAGAAGACGGTGCAGAGATCCTAACCATTCTGTATGGTGCAGAGGTTACCGAAGATCAAGTGAACGACCTAACCAATCGCCTAGAAAATCGCTTCCCAGAGTTAGAATGTGAAGTGTACTACGGTGGTCAGCCATTATATTACTTTTTGTTCTCAGTTGAGTAG
- the spoVM gene encoding stage V sporulation protein SpoVM encodes MKFYTLKLPKFLGGVVKVFLNMFQKKDI; translated from the coding sequence GTGAAATTCTATACGTTGAAATTGCCTAAGTTTTTAGGTGGTGTGGTCAAAGTATTTTTAAATATGTTTCAAAAGAAAGATATTTAA
- the hmpA gene encoding NO-inducible flavohemoprotein — MLSEKTIQIIKSTVPVLEIHGTAITTRFYQMLFANHPELLNIFNHANQKQGRQQTALANAVYAAAKNIDKLESILPVVKQIAHKHRSLGIKPEHYPIVGENLLAAIKDVLGSAATVEILQAWEEAYGVIADAFIDVEAELYEQTERKIGGWIGFRKFRIQKKVKESDVITSFYLVPNDGKAIASFEPGQYISLKVDIPEDTYTHIRQYSLSDAPGKSYYRITIKREDGAAGSVPAGRVSNYLHNQIKEGDVLLLSAPAGDFVLDQQDSRPVVLLSGGVGLTPMISMLNTLVETNPSRPVTFIHAAQNGKAHAMREHVEKIATKYQQVSVYWCYQTPTNHDRATKAFHKEGYIDLPWLQTIIPTKEASFYFCGPIPFMRMLYNALKTMNIPVEDIHYEFFGPSGSLESDSTTPLEKVTN; from the coding sequence ATGCTTAGTGAAAAAACGATTCAAATTATCAAATCTACGGTACCCGTTTTAGAAATACACGGAACAGCAATCACAACGCGTTTTTACCAAATGCTATTTGCTAACCATCCAGAATTACTAAATATATTTAATCATGCCAATCAAAAACAGGGTCGCCAACAGACTGCACTAGCCAATGCAGTATATGCTGCAGCGAAGAATATTGACAAGTTGGAGAGTATCCTACCAGTAGTCAAGCAGATTGCCCACAAACATCGTAGCCTAGGAATAAAACCGGAACATTATCCAATTGTAGGAGAAAATCTACTGGCTGCGATCAAAGACGTACTTGGTAGTGCCGCCACAGTGGAAATCCTGCAAGCTTGGGAGGAAGCCTATGGTGTAATAGCAGATGCATTTATCGACGTAGAAGCCGAATTATATGAACAAACAGAGCGAAAGATTGGTGGTTGGATTGGTTTTAGGAAATTTCGAATACAGAAGAAAGTAAAAGAGAGTGACGTAATCACTTCCTTTTATTTAGTTCCAAACGATGGAAAAGCAATAGCCTCCTTTGAACCTGGGCAATATATCAGCTTAAAAGTCGATATTCCAGAGGATACGTACACACATATTCGTCAATACAGTCTTTCCGATGCTCCAGGAAAATCCTATTACCGAATTACCATAAAACGAGAAGATGGAGCAGCAGGATCCGTACCAGCCGGTAGAGTATCAAACTATCTGCACAATCAAATCAAAGAAGGCGATGTTCTCTTGCTCTCAGCACCTGCAGGCGATTTCGTCTTGGATCAACAAGACTCTCGTCCAGTGGTATTGCTAAGTGGCGGGGTTGGACTGACGCCCATGATCAGTATGCTAAATACATTAGTAGAAACGAATCCATCACGCCCTGTAACATTCATTCATGCTGCTCAAAACGGAAAGGCGCACGCAATGAGAGAGCATGTTGAAAAGATAGCCACCAAATATCAACAGGTCAGTGTTTATTGGTGCTACCAAACGCCAACAAATCATGATAGAGCGACCAAAGCTTTTCATAAAGAAGGATATATTGATCTACCTTGGTTACAAACTATCATTCCAACAAAAGAGGCTAGCTTTTATTTTTGCGGTCCCATTCCATTCATGAGAATGCTGTATAATGCATTAAAAACGATGAATATCCCAGTGGAAGATATTCATTACGAATTTTTCGGTCCGTCTGGTAGTCTGGAGTCTGATTCGACAACCCCTTTGGAAAAAGTCACCAATTAG
- the sdaAA gene encoding L-serine ammonia-lyase, iron-sulfur-dependent, subunit alpha, whose translation MKFKNVAELVALAEAEGISISDVMLEQESIVMNRSKEEIFEEMRHNLQVMEDAVQRGLTEEIRSQSGLSGGDARKVNDYRQNAPVLLSGDTVLRAVSRATAVSEVNAAMGIIVATPTAGACGILPGTISAAGEKLQSSEESKVRALFTAGAIGYTIANNACISGAAGGCQAEVGSATAMAAAAVVEMAGGTPSQSAQAVAIALKNMLGLVCDPVAGLVEAPCVKRNAMGAAIAMVAADMAMAGVQSVIPTDEVISAMYKIGRDMPVSLRETALGGLADTETGRALERKIFGNTNK comes from the coding sequence ATGAAGTTTAAAAATGTAGCAGAATTAGTGGCCTTAGCAGAAGCAGAAGGAATCTCGATTTCGGATGTAATGTTGGAACAAGAAAGTATTGTAATGAATCGATCAAAAGAAGAGATTTTTGAAGAGATGCGGCACAATCTACAAGTAATGGAAGATGCTGTACAGCGTGGATTAACGGAGGAAATTCGTTCGCAAAGCGGACTATCTGGTGGGGATGCAAGGAAAGTAAACGACTATCGGCAAAATGCACCAGTACTCCTATCAGGAGATACGGTACTAAGAGCAGTTTCTAGAGCGACAGCAGTATCGGAAGTCAACGCTGCAATGGGGATTATTGTGGCAACCCCGACAGCAGGAGCATGTGGAATCTTACCAGGGACGATTTCTGCAGCAGGAGAAAAACTGCAATCCTCAGAAGAGAGCAAGGTGCGTGCGTTGTTTACAGCAGGTGCGATCGGCTACACTATTGCCAATAATGCCTGTATCTCTGGTGCAGCAGGTGGGTGTCAAGCAGAAGTAGGCTCGGCAACAGCGATGGCAGCAGCAGCGGTTGTAGAGATGGCAGGTGGCACACCATCTCAATCAGCTCAAGCGGTGGCTATTGCTCTCAAAAATATGTTAGGTCTGGTCTGTGATCCAGTGGCGGGTTTGGTAGAAGCTCCTTGTGTCAAACGAAATGCTATGGGAGCTGCGATTGCGATGGTGGCAGCAGATATGGCGATGGCAGGAGTACAGAGTGTGATCCCAACAGATGAAGTGATTAGTGCCATGTACAAAATTGGACGTGATATGCCTGTATCTCTGCGTGAGACAGCTCTTGGAGGCTTAGCAGATACAGAGACTGGGAGAGCATTGGAGCGGAAGATTTTTGGCAACACCAATAAATAA
- a CDS encoding Asp23/Gls24 family envelope stress response protein, which produces MSLEVSTNLGQLEVANDVIATIAGVAAMDCYGLVGMASQSQLKDGITELLGRENLAKGIQVRTEPSGIIIDMYIIVGYGTKISEVAHNVQSKVRYTLDQMVGLKVQQVNIYVQGVRLVNEE; this is translated from the coding sequence ATGAGCTTAGAAGTATCTACCAATCTCGGACAACTAGAAGTAGCCAATGATGTGATTGCCACGATCGCAGGAGTTGCTGCGATGGATTGCTATGGTTTAGTAGGAATGGCTTCCCAGAGTCAATTAAAAGATGGCATCACCGAACTATTAGGTCGAGAAAATCTTGCCAAAGGAATTCAAGTTCGTACGGAACCATCTGGTATCATCATTGATATGTACATAATTGTAGGATACGGTACCAAAATCTCAGAAGTAGCGCATAACGTACAGTCCAAAGTTAGATATACCCTGGATCAAATGGTGGGTTTAAAAGTCCAGCAAGTCAACATCTATGTACAGGGTGTACGTCTGGTCAACGAAGAGTAA
- the sdaAB gene encoding L-serine ammonia-lyase, iron-sulfur-dependent subunit beta gives MKYRTVFDIIGPVMIGPSSSHTAGAARIGRAARTIFGREPQKVTITLYGSFAKTYRGHGTDIALAGGLMDFDTFDQRIPQALEIAEEKGIEIQFVESDEEADHPNTARLRLEDEKGSVEVVGISIGGGKMEIVELNQFELKLSGNDPALLVLHEDRFGAIAQVATILAHHEINIGFMQVSRKEKGSTALMSIETDQQVGTKIQEEIRKLSGMLAVTVLH, from the coding sequence ATGAAGTACCGTACCGTTTTTGATATTATTGGACCTGTTATGATAGGTCCTTCTAGTTCTCATACAGCAGGAGCAGCGAGAATCGGTCGAGCTGCTCGTACCATTTTTGGACGAGAGCCACAAAAGGTGACGATTACGCTATATGGTTCATTTGCCAAAACGTATCGTGGACATGGGACGGATATTGCTTTAGCAGGTGGGCTAATGGATTTTGATACCTTTGATCAACGCATTCCTCAAGCTTTGGAAATTGCCGAGGAAAAAGGGATTGAAATCCAATTTGTAGAATCAGATGAGGAAGCTGATCATCCCAATACAGCACGTCTACGTTTAGAAGATGAAAAAGGTAGTGTAGAAGTGGTGGGGATCTCGATCGGTGGCGGTAAAATGGAGATCGTAGAGTTAAATCAGTTTGAACTGAAACTATCAGGCAATGATCCAGCTCTCTTGGTATTACATGAAGACCGCTTTGGAGCCATTGCGCAAGTAGCTACGATTCTCGCACATCATGAGATCAATATTGGATTTATGCAAGTATCTCGTAAAGAAAAAGGGTCTACTGCCCTTATGTCCATCGAGACGGATCAGCAGGTAGGAACCAAAATACAAGAAGAGATCCGAAAGCTATCAGGGATGTTAGCTGTGACGGTGCTTCATTAA
- the rpmB gene encoding 50S ribosomal protein L28: MARRCFITGKQGSTGNKVSHSNRKSRKKWGANVQKVRIMVDGKPKRVYVSTRALKSGKVTRV, encoded by the coding sequence ATGGCCCGTCGTTGCTTTATAACTGGAAAGCAAGGTTCCACTGGAAATAAAGTTAGCCACTCGAACCGTAAATCCCGTAAAAAATGGGGCGCGAACGTACAAAAAGTACGTATCATGGTGGATGGTAAACCAAAACGTGTTTACGTCAGCACACGTGCTCTGAAGTCCGGAAAAGTAACCCGCGTGTAA
- the rpe gene encoding ribulose-phosphate 3-epimerase, with protein MIQIAPSLLAANFARLQEEVVEIEQAGADLLHLDVMDGRFVPNISFGPLVIDAIRPHTKLPFDVHLMIEEPEKYIGDFHKAGANSISVHQEACRHLHRTIYQIKELGIRAGVVLNPSTSIETIRPVLTDLDYVLIMTINPGFGGQKLIPSMLQKITSFAHMIQEAGQNIKIQVDGGVNTHTVAEVARSGATNLVAGSAVFGREDRAAAISELRAAAETGYKKRLVK; from the coding sequence ATGATTCAAATCGCACCATCACTCCTCGCAGCAAACTTTGCTCGACTTCAAGAAGAAGTAGTGGAGATCGAACAAGCAGGAGCTGATTTATTACATCTAGACGTGATGGACGGAAGGTTTGTGCCCAATATTTCGTTTGGTCCCCTTGTAATTGACGCGATCCGTCCGCATACGAAACTACCGTTTGATGTTCATTTGATGATCGAAGAGCCGGAGAAATATATTGGCGATTTTCATAAAGCAGGAGCAAATTCTATCTCTGTCCATCAAGAAGCATGTCGTCATTTACATCGGACGATCTATCAGATCAAAGAATTGGGGATTCGTGCTGGTGTAGTGTTAAATCCATCGACTTCAATTGAAACGATTCGACCTGTTCTAACTGACCTTGATTATGTCTTAATTATGACGATCAATCCGGGGTTTGGTGGTCAAAAACTTATCCCCTCGATGCTACAAAAGATTACAAGCTTTGCCCATATGATTCAAGAAGCAGGTCAAAATATCAAGATTCAAGTAGATGGTGGAGTAAACACCCATACAGTAGCAGAAGTAGCGAGATCAGGGGCGACAAATTTGGTAGCGGGGTCTGCTGTTTTTGGCCGTGAAGACCGAGCTGCTGCGATTTCAGAATTACGAGCTGCTGCTGAAACAGGATACAAGAAGAGGCTAGTGAAATGA
- a CDS encoding thiamine diphosphokinase, which translates to MNHTERTIIVAGGELDRQSLLEIYQEDDLLLAADAGVLSLLEIGLIPDIAIGDFDTTGKESFSKWQELGIHIQVLSPEKNETDTHAALEYAIRQGAKEVALFGTLGGARFDHAIANVQLLEWCLEKGVKVVIYHPHNRLRLIQGPENVEIAKTSYQYLSLLPISKDVRGIHTRGLSYPLHNGHLMRGYTLGISNEWAEPIATISIQEGICLICESDDGKNVSLF; encoded by the coding sequence ATGAATCATACCGAGCGAACGATTATTGTTGCGGGTGGAGAACTAGATCGCCAGTCGCTACTAGAGATATATCAAGAGGATGATTTGCTCCTTGCAGCTGATGCAGGAGTACTCTCTTTGTTGGAGATCGGGCTGATCCCCGATATTGCCATTGGTGATTTTGATACAACAGGGAAAGAAAGCTTCTCGAAATGGCAGGAGTTAGGAATTCATATACAAGTTTTATCACCGGAAAAGAACGAGACAGATACACATGCAGCTCTCGAATATGCAATTCGTCAAGGTGCCAAAGAAGTGGCGTTGTTTGGAACGCTTGGCGGGGCTAGATTTGACCATGCGATCGCCAATGTCCAACTATTGGAATGGTGTTTAGAGAAAGGGGTAAAAGTGGTAATCTATCATCCGCACAATCGGTTACGACTCATTCAAGGACCAGAGAATGTGGAGATTGCCAAGACAAGCTATCAGTATCTCTCATTGCTCCCGATCAGCAAAGATGTTCGAGGAATTCATACAAGGGGACTATCTTATCCTCTCCATAACGGACACCTAATGCGTGGCTATACTTTAGGAATTAGCAATGAATGGGCAGAGCCTATCGCAACCATCTCTATTCAAGAGGGAATTTGTCTCATATGTGAATCGGATGATGGAAAAAATGTTTCGCTGTTCTAG
- a CDS encoding DegV family protein: MTKVKIVTDSAADIPASLVEELNIQVIPMRVQLEGKTYTPGEDLTTEEFYRLLKSAKELPTTSQPSPMEIQLAYEQAIADGATHILAIHLSSAMSGTYQSAALAKSMIENPSAEIVVYDSRSASYGSGLIVVAAARAAKEGKSLEECLEIVEHYSKTQEIFVLVDTLEYLQKGGRIGKASAMVGSLLNIKPILGINREGEIYPRDKVRGRNKAQQKIFQLIREEIPAGPVSVGIIHSESPAEAEAFLESIRALDGYDIQDAVISEIGPVVGTHTGAGTVAAVLVPHTK; encoded by the coding sequence ATGACCAAAGTGAAGATTGTAACAGATAGTGCGGCGGACATCCCAGCATCTTTGGTAGAAGAACTTAACATTCAGGTTATTCCGATGCGAGTTCAATTAGAGGGTAAGACTTATACACCTGGTGAAGATCTGACAACGGAGGAATTCTATCGTTTGTTGAAGTCGGCAAAAGAATTGCCTACCACTTCACAACCTAGCCCGATGGAGATTCAGCTAGCCTATGAACAAGCGATAGCGGATGGTGCCACTCATATTCTTGCTATTCATCTCTCCTCTGCGATGAGTGGAACATATCAATCTGCTGCACTTGCAAAATCGATGATAGAAAATCCCTCTGCGGAGATTGTAGTCTATGATTCACGTTCTGCTTCTTATGGTAGTGGGCTCATTGTAGTGGCAGCAGCTCGTGCTGCTAAAGAAGGAAAAAGTTTGGAAGAGTGCTTAGAAATAGTAGAACACTATTCCAAGACTCAAGAAATATTTGTCTTAGTCGACACTTTGGAGTACCTTCAAAAAGGTGGCCGGATCGGGAAAGCATCTGCAATGGTAGGCTCTTTGCTCAATATTAAACCTATTTTGGGGATTAACCGTGAAGGGGAGATCTACCCTCGGGATAAGGTAAGAGGACGAAATAAAGCACAACAAAAGATCTTTCAACTCATCCGAGAAGAAATTCCAGCAGGACCTGTCTCAGTTGGGATCATTCACTCCGAAAGCCCAGCAGAAGCAGAAGCATTCCTAGAGTCCATTCGTGCTCTTGATGGATATGATATACAAGATGCGGTTATTTCTGAAATCGGTCCAGTGGTAGGAACGCATACTGGTGCTGGTACAGTAGCTGCAGTTTTGGTACCTCATACGAAGTAA
- a CDS encoding Crp/Fnr family transcriptional regulator has product MILHKGDTLFRQGETGPLYELKSGLLKIVRIHEDGRPTLVNIIVPKEMIPHHSLISPNPYYGSAIALMTSEVEVIPSNQWYHKLEQDPFLCREIALQLQEKLRMMQQRIDQLTEVSPADKLRKLQSWFHSYIAPASLTDILTQDEIGQFIGLRRETVNRLLRAEVISK; this is encoded by the coding sequence ATGATACTACACAAAGGAGATACCCTATTTCGCCAAGGGGAGACAGGACCGCTTTATGAGCTGAAAAGCGGGCTATTGAAAATTGTACGTATTCATGAAGATGGAAGACCAACTTTAGTCAATATTATCGTGCCGAAAGAGATGATCCCGCACCATTCATTAATTTCTCCCAATCCGTACTATGGTAGTGCGATTGCCCTGATGACAAGTGAGGTGGAGGTCATACCTTCAAATCAGTGGTATCACAAGTTGGAACAGGATCCTTTTTTGTGCCGCGAGATCGCTCTACAGCTACAAGAGAAACTAAGGATGATGCAACAACGGATTGACCAATTAACCGAAGTTTCTCCTGCTGACAAGTTACGTAAGCTCCAAAGCTGGTTTCATTCCTATATAGCACCTGCATCGTTAACTGACATACTCACACAGGATGAAATAGGTCAATTCATCGGTCTTCGCCGTGAAACAGTGAATAGATTATTGCGTGCGGAGGTTATCTCTAAGTAG